Proteins encoded together in one Prevotella scopos JCM 17725 window:
- a CDS encoding MFS transporter, protein MKTERKISPWAWIPSLYFAEGLPYIAVTILSLQVYMQMGLSDAEVTFYTSWLYLPWVIKPLWSPFLDLVKTKRWWIIIMQVLVGAAFAGVAFTVNTSLWLQGTICFFWLLAFSSATHDVVADGFYMMGLDQHEQAFFVGIRSTFYRISMVVGKGGLIALAGFLHKTFDIQWTWSLVFYGLTGLFIGLALYHRIILPRPSEDTDKEQVSASQLFCSFGKTFVSFFKKEQALTTICFLLLFRLPEALIIPISQLFLQAPVSKGGLALSEIEYGTVNGVVGVAGLLIGGIIGGMVISRDGLKRWIWSMTAAITLPNIAYVYLAYMLPDNIIAISLAVFIENFGYGFGFSAYMLFMIYFSQGEHKTSHYALCTGFMALSMMVPGLFAGALAQAVGYKWFFVIVMIVCVFPFLVAHRLRIDGDFGKKA, encoded by the coding sequence TTGAAAACAGAACGAAAGATTAGTCCGTGGGCATGGATACCTTCACTTTATTTTGCAGAAGGCTTACCTTATATTGCCGTAACTATTTTGTCCCTTCAAGTCTATATGCAGATGGGACTGTCAGATGCTGAAGTCACCTTTTATACGTCTTGGCTTTATCTCCCATGGGTCATAAAACCATTATGGAGTCCGTTCCTTGACTTGGTAAAAACCAAACGTTGGTGGATAATTATAATGCAAGTGCTTGTGGGTGCAGCTTTTGCAGGTGTTGCCTTTACGGTAAATACCTCATTATGGCTTCAGGGAACAATCTGTTTCTTTTGGTTATTAGCGTTTAGTAGTGCTACACACGATGTTGTTGCTGATGGATTCTATATGATGGGACTTGATCAACATGAACAAGCTTTTTTTGTAGGTATTCGTTCAACGTTTTATCGGATTTCGATGGTTGTGGGAAAGGGAGGATTAATTGCACTTGCAGGTTTCCTACATAAGACGTTTGATATACAATGGACATGGTCACTTGTCTTTTATGGCTTGACTGGGCTTTTTATCGGCCTCGCCCTCTATCATCGTATAATTCTTCCGCGTCCCTCCGAAGATACAGATAAGGAACAAGTTTCAGCTAGTCAGTTGTTTTGCAGTTTTGGAAAAACTTTTGTTTCTTTCTTCAAGAAGGAACAAGCATTAACGACAATCTGTTTCTTATTGCTTTTCCGTTTACCAGAGGCTTTGATTATTCCTATTTCTCAGCTTTTCCTACAAGCACCTGTAAGTAAAGGAGGATTGGCACTTTCTGAAATAGAATATGGTACGGTGAATGGTGTCGTTGGCGTAGCAGGTCTTCTGATAGGTGGTATTATTGGAGGTATGGTAATCAGTCGCGATGGTCTGAAACGTTGGATATGGTCGATGACAGCTGCCATAACTTTGCCTAACATAGCCTATGTTTATCTTGCTTATATGCTTCCTGATAATATTATTGCAATAAGCTTGGCGGTATTTATTGAGAATTTTGGTTATGGTTTCGGCTTTAGTGCTTATATGCTCTTTATGATTTATTTCAGTCAAGGTGAACATAAAACTAGCCATTATGCGCTTTGTACAGGTTTTATGGCGTTGTCAATGATGGTTCCAGGCTTATTTGCGGGTGCTTTGGCACAGGCAGTGGGTTATAAATGGTTTTTCGTTATCGTGATGATTGTTTGTGTCTTCCCTTTCTTGGTTGCTCATCGGCTGCGTATAGATGGGGATTTTGGGAAGAAGGCATAG
- the rodA gene encoding rod shape-determining protein RodA: protein MPSNYTADRQPGVLRSLDWWTIGIYIALLTFGWVSVCGASYTYGDTEIFSLSSRSGMQIVWIGTSICLGFVILMMDDRFFDTFAYVIYGLLVLLLFATIFNPHSIKGSRSWLVFGPLRLQPAEFAKFATALAIAKFMSAYGFTMKNWKHFAGTCGIIFLPMLCIVGQRETGSALVYLSFFLMLYREGMSGGFLFTGLAMVIYFVVGIKYEEIMLLDTPTSLGKFVVLLLVQIFSSVMVWVYVGDKGRTRLLLTYVFGITGLALLFSEFVIPFDIVWVQLVLSACVIGYLVYNAMNTRFSNYFYIALFALGSIAFFYSADYVLNDVMQPHQRVRINVLLGLDEDLAGAGYNVHQSEIAIGSGGLQGKGFLNGTQTKLKFVPEQDTDFIFCTVGEEEGFLGSASVLVLFLCLILRLMYLADRQPFKFGRVYGYCVAGIFLFHVFINVGMVLGLTPVIGIPLPFFSYGGSSLWGFTILLFIFLRIDAGRNLIRQ, encoded by the coding sequence GTGCCAAGTAATTATACAGCAGACAGACAACCAGGAGTACTTCGTTCATTAGATTGGTGGACAATTGGTATCTACATTGCGTTGCTCACCTTTGGGTGGGTGAGCGTCTGTGGTGCTAGTTATACTTATGGTGATACAGAGATTTTCTCTCTTTCATCACGCTCGGGTATGCAGATTGTATGGATAGGAACTTCCATTTGCTTGGGTTTTGTTATTCTAATGATGGACGACCGCTTCTTTGATACTTTTGCTTATGTCATCTATGGTCTGTTGGTGCTCCTACTCTTTGCCACCATTTTTAACCCTCATAGCATTAAAGGTTCACGATCATGGCTTGTTTTTGGACCGCTACGACTACAGCCTGCCGAGTTCGCCAAGTTTGCTACAGCCTTAGCCATCGCTAAGTTTATGTCGGCTTATGGCTTTACAATGAAGAATTGGAAGCATTTTGCTGGAACCTGTGGTATCATCTTCCTGCCGATGCTATGTATTGTAGGGCAGCGTGAGACAGGTTCTGCCTTGGTTTATTTATCTTTCTTCCTCATGCTCTATCGTGAAGGAATGTCTGGTGGCTTCCTTTTCACGGGGCTGGCGATGGTCATTTACTTCGTTGTTGGCATCAAGTATGAAGAGATAATGCTCTTGGATACGCCCACTTCCTTAGGAAAGTTTGTTGTTCTCTTACTCGTGCAGATATTCTCTTCAGTGATGGTATGGGTTTATGTGGGAGACAAGGGACGTACTCGTTTGTTGCTGACTTATGTATTTGGTATTACTGGACTAGCCTTACTCTTCTCAGAGTTTGTAATTCCATTCGATATTGTCTGGGTGCAGTTGGTATTATCAGCGTGTGTCATAGGTTATTTGGTCTATAATGCAATGAATACCCGCTTTTCTAACTACTTTTACATAGCCTTGTTTGCTTTGGGTTCAATTGCCTTCTTCTATTCGGCTGACTATGTACTGAATGACGTTATGCAACCACACCAGCGTGTGCGTATCAACGTACTTTTAGGACTAGATGAAGACCTAGCAGGAGCGGGATATAATGTACATCAGAGTGAGATTGCCATTGGTTCTGGTGGTCTGCAGGGTAAGGGCTTCTTGAACGGCACGCAGACAAAGTTGAAGTTTGTTCCTGAACAGGATACTGACTTTATCTTCTGTACGGTAGGTGAGGAGGAAGGCTTCCTTGGTTCAGCATCAGTACTTGTGCTTTTCCTCTGTCTTATACTCCGGCTGATGTACCTTGCTGATCGGCAACCCTTTAAGTTTGGACGTGTTTATGGTTATTGTGTTGCGGGAATCTTCTTGTTCCATGTCTTTATAAATGTTGGAATGGTACTTGGTTTGACGCCTGTTATCGGTATCCCATTACCTTTCTTTAGTTACGGAGGTTCGTCGTTGTGGGGCTTTACAATACTCCTTTTCATTTTCCTCCGTATAGACGCTGGGCGTAATCTTATACGTCAGTAA
- a CDS encoding rod shape-determining protein, which produces MGLFSFIQEIAMDLGTANTIIISDDKIVVDEPSVVALDRRTDKMIAVGGDAKMMYEKEHPNIRTIRPLRDGVIADFTACEQMMRGLIKMVHSGNRFFSPSLRMVIGVPSGSTEVELRAVRDSAEHADGRDVYLIFEPMAAALGMGLDVEAPEGNMIVDIGGGSTEIAVISLGGIVCNNSIRVAGDDLTADIQEYMSRQHNVKVSERMAERIKLHVGSALTDLGDEAPEDYIVHGPNRITALPMEVPVCYQEIAHCLDKTVAKIENAVLSALENTPPELYADIVKNGIYLSGGGALLRGVDKRLTDKINIPFHIAEDPLHSVAKGAGIALKNVDRFSFLMR; this is translated from the coding sequence ATGGGATTATTTTCATTTATCCAGGAAATTGCTATGGACCTTGGGACGGCAAACACAATTATTATCAGTGATGATAAGATTGTTGTTGATGAGCCGTCAGTAGTAGCACTGGACCGTCGCACAGATAAGATGATTGCTGTGGGTGGTGATGCAAAGATGATGTACGAGAAGGAACATCCCAATATTCGTACAATCCGCCCTTTGCGCGACGGAGTTATCGCTGACTTTACAGCTTGTGAGCAGATGATGCGTGGACTTATAAAGATGGTTCACAGCGGTAATCGTTTCTTCTCACCTTCATTGCGTATGGTAATTGGTGTTCCATCAGGTTCTACTGAAGTGGAGCTTCGTGCCGTTCGTGATTCAGCAGAGCATGCAGATGGTCGTGATGTTTACCTTATATTTGAGCCAATGGCAGCTGCTCTTGGTATGGGGCTTGATGTAGAGGCCCCAGAGGGTAACATGATTGTTGATATCGGTGGTGGTAGCACTGAGATTGCTGTAATCTCTTTGGGTGGTATTGTATGTAATAACTCTATCCGTGTAGCTGGTGATGACCTCACTGCAGATATTCAGGAATATATGAGTCGTCAGCACAATGTGAAGGTCAGTGAGCGTATGGCAGAGCGTATTAAGCTCCATGTAGGTTCTGCGCTGACAGACCTTGGTGATGAAGCTCCAGAGGATTACATTGTACATGGTCCTAATCGCATCACAGCTCTTCCTATGGAGGTTCCTGTATGCTATCAGGAGATTGCTCATTGTCTTGATAAGACCGTTGCAAAGATTGAGAATGCTGTTCTTTCAGCATTGGAGAACACTCCACCTGAGCTTTATGCTGACATCGTAAAGAATGGTATCTATCTCAGTGGAGGTGGTGCTTTGCTTCGTGGTGTCGACAAGCGTCTGACTGATAAGATTAATATTCCATTCCATATTGCTGAAGACCCATTGCACAGTGTGGCTAAGGGTGCAGGCATTGCATTGAAGAACGTAGATCGCTTCTCGTTCTTGATGAGATAA
- a CDS encoding gliding motility lipoprotein GldH — MKHKVSTLFYIIALMTTIMSATSCSDPRTYDQYKSVSLQGWQRNDTLTFDIPRQWEGNYQLDLCLRAAQTYPYRNLSVIIERKLIYFRQRKKLEKTYNDTVNCEVINVKGTLVGHKGITSTEILQAVTSFRLNRNDSLQVKIHHIMNRESLPGISDVGIRLLKNKHDQKH; from the coding sequence ATGAAACATAAGGTTTCCACCTTATTTTATATCATAGCACTCATGACGACAATCATGAGTGCTACTTCATGTAGCGATCCACGCACATACGACCAATACAAAAGTGTGTCATTACAGGGTTGGCAACGCAATGACACACTCACTTTTGATATTCCTCGCCAATGGGAGGGAAACTATCAATTAGACCTCTGCTTACGTGCTGCACAGACTTATCCTTACCGCAACCTAAGCGTGATTATAGAACGTAAATTGATTTACTTTAGACAACGTAAGAAGTTGGAGAAAACTTACAACGACACTGTTAATTGCGAGGTTATTAATGTAAAGGGTACATTGGTGGGACATAAAGGCATAACAAGCACTGAAATTCTTCAGGCTGTAACTTCGTTCCGCCTTAACCGCAATGATTCTTTACAAGTCAAGATACATCATATAATGAATCGGGAATCACTCCCAGGTATCAGTGATGTTGGTATTCGACTTCTCAAAAATAAACATGACCAGAAGCACTAA
- the mreC gene encoding rod shape-determining protein MreC, with amino-acid sequence MHNLTEFLAKYKHWFLFVALEVLSMVLLFRFNDYQGSVWFTSANYVAGLAYEGSSKVTSYLTMGEVNEALTKRNLELERQVKELSVQLYDKTKDSTFLHKGQYRFLSQFRLIQAKVVSNSLDKPNNFITINKGTWDGVRKDMGVACGNGVVGIVYMAGIHYAVVIPVLNSKSNISCSIQGRDYFGYLHWNGGASDVAYLDDVPRHAKFKLGDRVVTSGYSSVFPAGVLVGKIKHVYNSEDGLSYRLQIQLSTNFGNLRDVCVIDDASIRDQRQVIKAAQDSIKPLESQIGSKEQ; translated from the coding sequence ATGCACAATCTGACTGAGTTCCTTGCTAAGTACAAGCATTGGTTCTTGTTCGTTGCCCTGGAAGTCTTGAGTATGGTTCTTCTGTTCCGATTCAATGACTATCAGGGCAGTGTGTGGTTCACATCAGCGAACTATGTGGCAGGTTTGGCCTATGAAGGTAGTTCAAAGGTTACGTCTTATTTGACGATGGGTGAGGTGAATGAAGCCTTGACTAAGCGTAACCTCGAGCTGGAGCGTCAGGTGAAGGAGTTGTCAGTCCAGCTGTATGATAAGACGAAGGATTCTACCTTTCTCCACAAGGGCCAGTATCGTTTTCTTTCACAGTTTCGATTGATACAAGCTAAGGTAGTCTCCAACTCATTGGACAAACCTAATAACTTTATTACCATCAATAAAGGAACATGGGATGGTGTTCGTAAAGATATGGGTGTTGCTTGTGGTAATGGAGTAGTGGGTATTGTCTATATGGCGGGTATTCATTACGCTGTTGTTATTCCTGTGCTGAACTCGAAGTCGAATATCAGCTGTTCTATTCAGGGACGTGATTACTTTGGTTATCTGCATTGGAATGGTGGTGCAAGTGATGTGGCCTACCTAGATGACGTTCCTCGTCATGCTAAATTTAAGTTGGGTGATCGTGTTGTGACGAGTGGCTATTCTTCTGTCTTCCCCGCTGGTGTCTTGGTAGGTAAGATAAAGCATGTCTATAATTCAGAGGATGGACTGTCTTATCGTTTACAGATACAACTCTCAACAAACTTTGGTAATCTTCGTGATGTCTGCGTGATAGATGATGCTTCAATTAGAGACCAACGTCAAGTTATTAAGGCTGCACAAGATTCTATCAAACCGCTTGAGAGTCAGATTGGAAGTAAAGAGCAATAA
- the mreD gene encoding rod shape-determining protein MreD, with amino-acid sequence MNIDFLKRLLWFVVLTVAQVFVLNNIHLFTVATPLLYIYFVLLFPRNYPQWAILLWAFFMGFIIDTFSNTPGVSAASMTLIAALQPYVLQLFIPRDSSDNFQAGLDTLSLPQYTWYVSILTLVYSVVFFTLEMFSFFNVFEWLQCVVGSFLLTFILILVVENVRRR; translated from the coding sequence ATGAATATAGATTTTCTCAAACGTTTACTTTGGTTTGTTGTTTTAACAGTAGCGCAGGTGTTTGTACTCAATAACATCCATCTGTTTACTGTTGCTACGCCATTACTTTACATCTATTTTGTTCTTTTATTCCCACGTAATTATCCACAATGGGCCATTCTTCTATGGGCGTTTTTCATGGGTTTTATAATCGATACCTTTTCAAATACGCCCGGAGTATCCGCTGCTTCTATGACCTTGATAGCAGCGTTGCAACCTTATGTGCTACAACTTTTCATTCCACGTGATAGTAGCGATAATTTCCAAGCAGGGTTGGATACACTTAGCTTACCACAATATACGTGGTATGTGTCTATTCTTACTCTGGTTTATAGTGTAGTCTTCTTTACCTTAGAGATGTTCAGTTTCTTTAATGTTTTTGAATGGTTACAGTGTGTTGTAGGTAGTTTTCTGCTCACGTTTATTCTTATTCTTGTTGTTGAGAACGTAAGGAGGCGATAA
- the mrdA gene encoding penicillin-binding protein 2 codes for MKNYDLEKRRLVLSAVAIGIVVIYTIRLFALQIASDDYRKSADSNAFLKKIEFPSRGSITDRKGKLLVFNQPAYDIMVVTNEMKGHLDTLEFCKALNITKADFINRMNNIKDRSKNPGYSRFTQQLFFSQLSDKDFSAFQEKLYRFPGFYVQKRSVRQYQRPIAAHVLGDVAEVSQSDIEDDEYYQPGDYIGKMGIEREYEKDLRGVKGVQILLRDAHGQIQGRYQDGKYDQRPHPGRDIQLGIDADLQELGERLMEGKLGAVVAIEPKTGQILAMVSSPTFDPRSMIGKLRGKYQREMTLDPAKPLLNRAIMGQYPPGSTFKTGQAVTYYSEGVVSDSTRYPCHRGFYFKGLHVGCHPHAAPISLVPAISTSCNSYFCWGLYHMLSNRKKYKTLEDAMDVWRDYMVSMGFGYKLGIDLPGEKRGMIPNAKFYDNAFKRWNPLSVISISIGQGEVNLTPLQIANLGATIANRGYYYTPHVVRSIQGKKLDKKYLEKHKSKGTYRSYQEVIAGMVSSVRGGTCARAVHPGYTLAGKTGTAQNRGKDHSVFMGFAPVDTPKIAIAVYVENGGFGADFGVPIGSLMIEQYINGKLTPGDAARATALQSRHISYSFKRPLTHADSVRLDSIKRVNIIRDSLKRVKEKQDLIEEEKVKQAEAKREADEKEKKKQPQNEPAIRVEPELKVKSEKDEKDKGGDKKEKEKNKDNKDSRKDTKDKPTIKEKQKEPPKDKHKERQKEKSKDPIKDKQKEQSKDKAKVQSKDKQRNKENVHRAK; via the coding sequence ATGAAGAATTATGATTTAGAGAAACGTCGCCTCGTACTTAGTGCTGTTGCAATAGGTATTGTGGTGATATATACCATACGTCTTTTTGCTCTTCAGATAGCCAGTGATGATTATCGGAAGAGCGCAGACTCTAATGCTTTCTTAAAAAAGATTGAGTTCCCTTCTCGTGGCTCTATCACGGATAGAAAAGGTAAGCTGTTGGTTTTTAATCAACCTGCTTATGACATAATGGTTGTAACCAACGAGATGAAAGGACACCTTGATACGCTTGAGTTTTGTAAAGCTTTGAACATAACTAAAGCTGACTTCATTAACCGAATGAATAATATCAAGGATAGGAGCAAGAATCCTGGTTATTCTCGATTTACTCAACAACTTTTTTTCAGTCAGTTGAGTGACAAAGATTTTAGTGCTTTCCAGGAGAAACTCTATCGTTTCCCAGGCTTTTATGTCCAAAAACGCAGTGTGCGTCAATATCAACGTCCTATTGCTGCACATGTACTTGGTGATGTGGCTGAGGTGAGTCAAAGCGACATCGAAGACGATGAGTATTATCAGCCTGGTGATTATATTGGAAAGATGGGCATCGAGCGTGAGTATGAGAAGGACTTACGTGGCGTTAAGGGTGTACAAATTCTTCTGCGTGATGCTCATGGACAGATACAAGGTCGTTACCAAGATGGGAAGTATGACCAACGTCCTCACCCAGGGCGTGACATACAGTTGGGTATTGATGCTGATCTTCAGGAACTCGGCGAGCGTCTGATGGAAGGAAAACTTGGTGCAGTTGTGGCAATAGAGCCTAAGACTGGTCAAATCTTAGCAATGGTTTCTTCGCCAACTTTTGACCCACGTTCAATGATCGGCAAGTTGCGTGGAAAGTATCAGCGTGAGATGACACTTGACCCAGCAAAGCCTTTACTCAATCGAGCTATTATGGGACAATATCCTCCGGGATCAACGTTTAAGACGGGACAAGCTGTCACTTATTATTCTGAAGGAGTTGTTTCAGATTCGACACGTTATCCGTGTCATCGTGGATTCTATTTTAAGGGACTTCATGTAGGTTGTCACCCTCATGCTGCTCCAATCTCATTGGTGCCAGCTATAAGTACCTCTTGTAATAGTTATTTCTGTTGGGGATTGTATCACATGCTCTCCAATCGTAAGAAGTATAAGACGCTGGAGGATGCTATGGATGTGTGGCGTGACTACATGGTGTCTATGGGATTCGGTTATAAGTTGGGTATTGACCTTCCTGGCGAGAAACGAGGAATGATTCCAAATGCTAAATTCTATGATAATGCTTTTAAGCGATGGAATCCATTGTCAGTTATCTCTATCTCTATAGGACAAGGCGAAGTCAACCTTACGCCATTACAGATAGCCAATCTTGGTGCTACTATAGCCAATCGTGGTTATTATTATACTCCACATGTTGTGCGTAGTATTCAAGGTAAGAAACTCGATAAGAAGTATTTGGAGAAACACAAATCGAAGGGAACGTATAGGTCTTATCAGGAAGTTATTGCAGGTATGGTGTCTTCTGTGCGTGGTGGAACTTGTGCTCGTGCGGTACATCCAGGTTATACTTTAGCTGGAAAAACGGGTACAGCTCAAAACCGTGGTAAAGACCACTCTGTGTTTATGGGTTTTGCACCTGTTGATACTCCGAAGATTGCTATTGCTGTCTATGTTGAAAATGGTGGATTTGGTGCTGACTTTGGTGTGCCTATCGGTTCATTGATGATAGAGCAGTACATAAACGGAAAGCTTACTCCTGGTGACGCAGCTCGTGCAACAGCTCTTCAGAGTCGCCATATCTCTTATTCTTTCAAGCGCCCTCTAACTCATGCTGATTCTGTCCGACTTGATTCAATTAAGCGTGTAAATATAATTAGAGACTCTTTGAAGAGGGTTAAGGAAAAGCAAGACCTTATAGAAGAAGAGAAGGTCAAGCAGGCAGAAGCTAAACGAGAAGCTGATGAAAAGGAAAAAAAGAAGCAACCTCAGAATGAACCTGCCATCCGTGTTGAACCCGAATTAAAGGTGAAGTCGGAGAAAGACGAAAAGGATAAGGGAGGTGATAAGAAAGAAAAAGAAAAGAACAAAGATAATAAAGACTCTCGGAAGGATACGAAAGATAAACCTACTATTAAGGAAAAGCAAAAAGAACCTCCCAAAGACAAGCATAAGGAGCGACAAAAGGAGAAATCCAAGGATCCAATAAAAGATAAACAGAAGGAACAAAGCAAGGATAAAGCTAAGGTCCAATCAAAAGATAAACAAAGAAACAAGGAGAACGTACATCGTGCCAAGTAA
- a CDS encoding IMP cyclohydrolase, producing the protein MAGKKQIKTALISVFHKDGLEDLLKKLDEEEVKFLSTGGTHEFIESLGYPCQKVEDLTSYPSILGGRVKTLHPKVFGGILSRRDNEGDQAQMQKYEIPFIDLVIVDLYPFEQTVASGASADEIIEKIDIGGISLIRAGAKNFKDVVIVPSKAEYPVLLQILNTNGAQTDIEDRKMFAERAFGVSSHYDAAIHSWFATE; encoded by the coding sequence ATGGCTGGTAAAAAACAAATTAAGACTGCTCTTATTTCGGTCTTTCACAAAGATGGACTTGAGGATTTGCTCAAGAAGTTAGACGAAGAAGAGGTGAAGTTTCTTAGTACAGGTGGTACACACGAATTCATAGAATCATTAGGTTATCCATGTCAGAAGGTTGAAGACCTTACTTCTTATCCTTCAATTCTCGGTGGACGTGTAAAGACCCTTCATCCAAAGGTCTTTGGAGGTATTCTTTCTCGCCGTGATAATGAAGGTGATCAGGCACAGATGCAGAAATATGAAATACCTTTCATTGATCTTGTTATCGTAGATCTTTATCCTTTTGAGCAGACAGTTGCCAGTGGTGCCAGCGCTGACGAAATCATTGAGAAGATAGATATTGGTGGCATATCGTTAATTCGTGCAGGAGCAAAGAACTTTAAGGATGTTGTTATCGTGCCAAGTAAGGCTGAGTATCCTGTGTTGCTACAAATTTTAAATACGAATGGTGCACAGACAGATATTGAAGATCGTAAGATGTTCGCAGAGCGTGCATTTGGTGTTAGTAGCCACTACGATGCTGCAATTCATAGTTGGTTTGCAACTGAATAA
- the mutY gene encoding A/G-specific adenine glycosylase, whose translation MNFAATLLKWFKSNGRSLPWRETENPYAIWLSEIILQQTRISQGMSYWKRFMAQWPTVNELAAAAEDDVLKAWQGLGYYSRARNLHSAAQQVVKMGGFPQTFKELKMLKGVGDYTAAAIASIAFGKPEAVVDGNVYRVLSRYYGIETPIDSTKGKKEFQVLAQSLLPINEPANYNEAIMDFGAIQCTPTSPRCTTCPLCESCIAFREQRINELPVKIKKVKQRERHFTYLYIEVEGEIAIHQRGAGDIWQGLWELPEAQQLASSKESVWAKDALLLRKGVKHILTHQILLADIYLWLPKVRPQLPSDFIWINKQDIDNYALPRLIEILLKEISTQ comes from the coding sequence ATGAATTTTGCAGCAACTCTACTTAAATGGTTCAAAAGTAACGGGCGCTCTTTACCTTGGCGCGAAACAGAAAATCCTTATGCTATTTGGCTTAGTGAGATTATTTTACAGCAAACGCGCATCTCACAAGGAATGAGTTATTGGAAACGATTTATGGCACAATGGCCTACCGTCAACGAACTTGCTGCCGCCGCAGAGGATGACGTATTGAAAGCTTGGCAAGGCTTGGGCTACTATTCTCGTGCTAGGAACCTACATTCTGCCGCACAGCAGGTTGTTAAGATGGGTGGGTTCCCACAAACTTTTAAGGAACTAAAGATGCTAAAAGGTGTTGGCGACTATACTGCAGCTGCCATAGCTTCTATCGCTTTTGGTAAACCAGAGGCTGTGGTAGATGGCAATGTCTATCGTGTACTTTCCCGCTATTATGGAATTGAAACACCTATTGACAGCACCAAAGGGAAAAAGGAGTTTCAAGTATTAGCTCAGTCTCTTTTACCGATAAATGAACCTGCAAATTACAACGAAGCAATCATGGACTTTGGTGCCATTCAATGTACACCTACTTCCCCCCGCTGCACAACTTGCCCGCTATGCGAAAGCTGTATAGCCTTTCGTGAACAACGCATTAACGAACTACCTGTAAAAATAAAAAAAGTGAAACAACGAGAACGTCATTTCACTTATCTATACATTGAAGTAGAAGGGGAAATAGCCATCCATCAACGAGGTGCAGGAGACATTTGGCAAGGATTATGGGAACTACCAGAAGCACAACAGCTTGCATCTTCTAAAGAATCGGTTTGGGCTAAAGATGCTCTGCTTTTACGAAAAGGAGTAAAACACATACTGACCCATCAGATTCTCCTAGCTGATATCTATCTTTGGCTGCCAAAGGTACGTCCACAACTTCCCTCAGACTTCATCTGGATTAACAAACAAGATATCGACAATTATGCTTTACCTCGCCTCATTGAGATTCTTCTAAAAGAGATTTCCACCCAATAG